In Notamacropus eugenii isolate mMacEug1 chromosome 1, mMacEug1.pri_v2, whole genome shotgun sequence, one genomic interval encodes:
- the SETD6 gene encoding N-lysine methyltransferase SETD6 isoform X2, whose product MATAAKRPRVRNGALRRWEGQGGKGPRFLWRSRSVSSPTCEDSGRSGTRPEEPGSSRPGAFSLGGRSLRRRRQPCPGLPKLVSRGRTGAESQGFGEPGRHRVRLRHGGPGGRAARGAALRGAAGCAPVPKNHHHPGPPGERSEEERKQLLQGTGVPEAVEKDLANISHEYGTIVLPFLEAHPDIFPLQARSLQLYRQLVAMVMAYSFQEPVEEEDEKEPSPPMMVPAADILNHVANHNANLEYSPEFLRMVATQPIPKGQEIFNTYGQMANWQLVHMYGFAEPYPANTDDTADIQMATVRAAALQGVTTEAERCLMCERWDFLCQLEMVGEEGAFVIGRELVLTEEELSATLKVLCMPAKEFRELKEQDGWEEDDGKEDSLTLTNKTIPKLKASWKTLLRNSALLTLQAYATDLKSEQELLSNREVRAKLTWREEQALQVRYGQKMILHQLLELTSS is encoded by the exons ATGGCGACGGCGGCGAAGCGGCCGAGGGTGAGGAACGGGGCGCTCCGACgctgggaggggcagggagggaaagggCCCCGCTTCCTCTGGCGCTCGCGGAGCGTCTCCTCCCCCACCTGCGAGGACTCGGGCCGGAGCGGCACGCGCCCGGAGGAACCTGGGAGTTCGAGGCCCGGCGCTTTCTCCTTAGGTGGAAGGAGCCTCCGGAGGCGGAGACAACCCTGTCCCGGCCTTCCTAAGCTGGTGTCGCGCGGTCGGACTGGAGCTGAGTCCCAAG GTTTCGGTGAGCCGGGAAGGCACCGTGTCCGGCTACGGCATGGTGGCCCTGGAGGACGTGCAGCGCGGGGAGCTGCTCTTCGCGGTGCCGCGGGCTGTGCTCCTGTCCCAAAAAACCACCACCATCCGGGGCCTCCTGGAGAAAG GTCTGAGGAAGAACGAAAACAGCTCCTACAGGGTACTGGTGTGCCTGAAGCTGTGGAAAAGGACCTGGCTAATATCAGCCATGAGTATGGTACCATTGTCCTACCCTTCTTGGAGGCCCATCCTGACATCTTTCCCCTCCAGGCCCGGTCTCTGCAGCTCTACCGCCAACTTGTGGCAATGGTCATGGCCTACAG TTTTCAGGAGCCTGTTGAAGAGGAGGATGAAAAGGAGCCCAGTCCCCCTATGATGGTACCAGCTGCTGATATACTGAACCATGTGGCCAACCACAATGCAAATCTGGAATACTCTCCA GAATTTTTAAGAATGGTAGCTACCCAGCCAATCCCCAAAGGTCAAGAAATCTTTAACACCTATGGCCAGATGGCTAACTGGCAATTGGTCCACATGTATGGCTTTGCTGAACCATATCCTGCGAACACAGACGACACAGCTGACATTCAGATGGCAACAGTGCGTGCAGCAGCTCTCCAGG GAGTCACAACTGAGGCCGAGAGATGCCTGATGTGTGAGCGCTGGGATTTCTTGTGCCAGCTGGAGATGGTGGGTGAGGAGGGGGCATTTGTAATTGGCAGAGAATTGGTGCTTACTGAGGAGGAGCTGTCTGCTACACTCAAG GTGCTTTGCATGCCAGCCAAGGAATTCAGGGAACTTAAGGAGCAAGATGGCTGGGAGGAAGATGATGGCAAGGAGGACAGCTTAACACTGACAAATAAGACTATCCCCAAACTTAAAGCTTCATGGAAGACACTCCTCCGAAACAGTGCTCTGCTGACCCTGCAGGCTTATGCCACAGACTTAAAAAGTGAACAAGAACTACTTTCCAACAGGGAGGTCAGGGCCAAACTCACCTGGAGGGAAGAGCAGGCCTTGCAGGTGCGCTACGGACAGAAGATGATCTTGCATCAGTTGTTGGAACTGACCAGCTCCTAA
- the SETD6 gene encoding N-lysine methyltransferase SETD6 isoform X3, producing MATAAKRPRVEGASGGGDNPVPAFLSWCRAVGLELSPKVSVSREGTVSGYGMVALEDVQRGELLFAVPRAVLLSQKTTTIRGLLEKEHGALQSQSGWVPLLLALLYEYLAEDSPWRCYFSLWPDLGTLQHPMFWSEEERKQLLQGTGVPEAVEKDLANISHEYGTIVLPFLEAHPDIFPLQARSLQLYRQLVAMVMAYSFQEPVEEEDEKEPSPPMMVPAADILNHVANHNANLEYSPEFLRMVATQPIPKGQEIFNTYGQMANWQLVHMYGFAEPYPANTDDTADIQMATVRAAALQGVTTEAERCLMCERWDFLCQLEMVGEEGAFVIGRELVLTEEELSATLKVLCMPAKEFRELKEQDGWEEDDGKEDSLTLTNKTIPKLKASWKTLLRNSALLTLQAYATDLKSEQELLSNREVRAKLTWREEQALQVRYGQKMILHQLLELTSS from the exons ATGGCGACGGCGGCGAAGCGGCCGAGG GTGGAAGGAGCCTCCGGAGGCGGAGACAACCCTGTCCCGGCCTTCCTAAGCTGGTGTCGCGCGGTCGGACTGGAGCTGAGTCCCAAG GTTTCGGTGAGCCGGGAAGGCACCGTGTCCGGCTACGGCATGGTGGCCCTGGAGGACGTGCAGCGCGGGGAGCTGCTCTTCGCGGTGCCGCGGGCTGTGCTCCTGTCCCAAAAAACCACCACCATCCGGGGCCTCCTGGAGAAAG AGCACGGGGCCCTGCAGAGCCAGTCGGGCTGGGTGCCCCTTCTCCTGGCGCTCCTCTACGAGTACCTGGCGGAGGACTCCCCCTGGAGATGCTATTTCTCCCTCTGGCCGGACCTGGGCACCCTGCAGCACCCCATGTTCTG GTCTGAGGAAGAACGAAAACAGCTCCTACAGGGTACTGGTGTGCCTGAAGCTGTGGAAAAGGACCTGGCTAATATCAGCCATGAGTATGGTACCATTGTCCTACCCTTCTTGGAGGCCCATCCTGACATCTTTCCCCTCCAGGCCCGGTCTCTGCAGCTCTACCGCCAACTTGTGGCAATGGTCATGGCCTACAG TTTTCAGGAGCCTGTTGAAGAGGAGGATGAAAAGGAGCCCAGTCCCCCTATGATGGTACCAGCTGCTGATATACTGAACCATGTGGCCAACCACAATGCAAATCTGGAATACTCTCCA GAATTTTTAAGAATGGTAGCTACCCAGCCAATCCCCAAAGGTCAAGAAATCTTTAACACCTATGGCCAGATGGCTAACTGGCAATTGGTCCACATGTATGGCTTTGCTGAACCATATCCTGCGAACACAGACGACACAGCTGACATTCAGATGGCAACAGTGCGTGCAGCAGCTCTCCAGG GAGTCACAACTGAGGCCGAGAGATGCCTGATGTGTGAGCGCTGGGATTTCTTGTGCCAGCTGGAGATGGTGGGTGAGGAGGGGGCATTTGTAATTGGCAGAGAATTGGTGCTTACTGAGGAGGAGCTGTCTGCTACACTCAAG GTGCTTTGCATGCCAGCCAAGGAATTCAGGGAACTTAAGGAGCAAGATGGCTGGGAGGAAGATGATGGCAAGGAGGACAGCTTAACACTGACAAATAAGACTATCCCCAAACTTAAAGCTTCATGGAAGACACTCCTCCGAAACAGTGCTCTGCTGACCCTGCAGGCTTATGCCACAGACTTAAAAAGTGAACAAGAACTACTTTCCAACAGGGAGGTCAGGGCCAAACTCACCTGGAGGGAAGAGCAGGCCTTGCAGGTGCGCTACGGACAGAAGATGATCTTGCATCAGTTGTTGGAACTGACCAGCTCCTAA
- the SETD6 gene encoding N-lysine methyltransferase SETD6 isoform X1, with amino-acid sequence MATAAKRPRVRNGALRRWEGQGGKGPRFLWRSRSVSSPTCEDSGRSGTRPEEPGSSRPGAFSLGGRSLRRRRQPCPGLPKLVSRGRTGAESQAPAGLQVSVSREGTVSGYGMVALEDVQRGELLFAVPRAVLLSQKTTTIRGLLEKEHGALQSQSGWVPLLLALLYEYLAEDSPWRCYFSLWPDLGTLQHPMFWSEEERKQLLQGTGVPEAVEKDLANISHEYGTIVLPFLEAHPDIFPLQARSLQLYRQLVAMVMAYSFQEPVEEEDEKEPSPPMMVPAADILNHVANHNANLEYSPEFLRMVATQPIPKGQEIFNTYGQMANWQLVHMYGFAEPYPANTDDTADIQMATVRAAALQGVTTEAERCLMCERWDFLCQLEMVGEEGAFVIGRELVLTEEELSATLKVLCMPAKEFRELKEQDGWEEDDGKEDSLTLTNKTIPKLKASWKTLLRNSALLTLQAYATDLKSEQELLSNREVRAKLTWREEQALQVRYGQKMILHQLLELTSS; translated from the exons ATGGCGACGGCGGCGAAGCGGCCGAGGGTGAGGAACGGGGCGCTCCGACgctgggaggggcagggagggaaagggCCCCGCTTCCTCTGGCGCTCGCGGAGCGTCTCCTCCCCCACCTGCGAGGACTCGGGCCGGAGCGGCACGCGCCCGGAGGAACCTGGGAGTTCGAGGCCCGGCGCTTTCTCCTTAGGTGGAAGGAGCCTCCGGAGGCGGAGACAACCCTGTCCCGGCCTTCCTAAGCTGGTGTCGCGCGGTCGGACTGGAGCTGAGTCCCAAG CCCCTGCTGGACTTCAGGTTTCGGTGAGCCGGGAAGGCACCGTGTCCGGCTACGGCATGGTGGCCCTGGAGGACGTGCAGCGCGGGGAGCTGCTCTTCGCGGTGCCGCGGGCTGTGCTCCTGTCCCAAAAAACCACCACCATCCGGGGCCTCCTGGAGAAAG AGCACGGGGCCCTGCAGAGCCAGTCGGGCTGGGTGCCCCTTCTCCTGGCGCTCCTCTACGAGTACCTGGCGGAGGACTCCCCCTGGAGATGCTATTTCTCCCTCTGGCCGGACCTGGGCACCCTGCAGCACCCCATGTTCTG GTCTGAGGAAGAACGAAAACAGCTCCTACAGGGTACTGGTGTGCCTGAAGCTGTGGAAAAGGACCTGGCTAATATCAGCCATGAGTATGGTACCATTGTCCTACCCTTCTTGGAGGCCCATCCTGACATCTTTCCCCTCCAGGCCCGGTCTCTGCAGCTCTACCGCCAACTTGTGGCAATGGTCATGGCCTACAG TTTTCAGGAGCCTGTTGAAGAGGAGGATGAAAAGGAGCCCAGTCCCCCTATGATGGTACCAGCTGCTGATATACTGAACCATGTGGCCAACCACAATGCAAATCTGGAATACTCTCCA GAATTTTTAAGAATGGTAGCTACCCAGCCAATCCCCAAAGGTCAAGAAATCTTTAACACCTATGGCCAGATGGCTAACTGGCAATTGGTCCACATGTATGGCTTTGCTGAACCATATCCTGCGAACACAGACGACACAGCTGACATTCAGATGGCAACAGTGCGTGCAGCAGCTCTCCAGG GAGTCACAACTGAGGCCGAGAGATGCCTGATGTGTGAGCGCTGGGATTTCTTGTGCCAGCTGGAGATGGTGGGTGAGGAGGGGGCATTTGTAATTGGCAGAGAATTGGTGCTTACTGAGGAGGAGCTGTCTGCTACACTCAAG GTGCTTTGCATGCCAGCCAAGGAATTCAGGGAACTTAAGGAGCAAGATGGCTGGGAGGAAGATGATGGCAAGGAGGACAGCTTAACACTGACAAATAAGACTATCCCCAAACTTAAAGCTTCATGGAAGACACTCCTCCGAAACAGTGCTCTGCTGACCCTGCAGGCTTATGCCACAGACTTAAAAAGTGAACAAGAACTACTTTCCAACAGGGAGGTCAGGGCCAAACTCACCTGGAGGGAAGAGCAGGCCTTGCAGGTGCGCTACGGACAGAAGATGATCTTGCATCAGTTGTTGGAACTGACCAGCTCCTAA
- the SETD6 gene encoding N-lysine methyltransferase SETD6 isoform X4 — MVALEDVQRGELLFAVPRAVLLSQKTTTIRGLLEKEHGALQSQSGWVPLLLALLYEYLAEDSPWRCYFSLWPDLGTLQHPMFWSEEERKQLLQGTGVPEAVEKDLANISHEYGTIVLPFLEAHPDIFPLQARSLQLYRQLVAMVMAYSFQEPVEEEDEKEPSPPMMVPAADILNHVANHNANLEYSPEFLRMVATQPIPKGQEIFNTYGQMANWQLVHMYGFAEPYPANTDDTADIQMATVRAAALQGVTTEAERCLMCERWDFLCQLEMVGEEGAFVIGRELVLTEEELSATLKVLCMPAKEFRELKEQDGWEEDDGKEDSLTLTNKTIPKLKASWKTLLRNSALLTLQAYATDLKSEQELLSNREVRAKLTWREEQALQVRYGQKMILHQLLELTSS, encoded by the exons ATGGTGGCCCTGGAGGACGTGCAGCGCGGGGAGCTGCTCTTCGCGGTGCCGCGGGCTGTGCTCCTGTCCCAAAAAACCACCACCATCCGGGGCCTCCTGGAGAAAG AGCACGGGGCCCTGCAGAGCCAGTCGGGCTGGGTGCCCCTTCTCCTGGCGCTCCTCTACGAGTACCTGGCGGAGGACTCCCCCTGGAGATGCTATTTCTCCCTCTGGCCGGACCTGGGCACCCTGCAGCACCCCATGTTCTG GTCTGAGGAAGAACGAAAACAGCTCCTACAGGGTACTGGTGTGCCTGAAGCTGTGGAAAAGGACCTGGCTAATATCAGCCATGAGTATGGTACCATTGTCCTACCCTTCTTGGAGGCCCATCCTGACATCTTTCCCCTCCAGGCCCGGTCTCTGCAGCTCTACCGCCAACTTGTGGCAATGGTCATGGCCTACAG TTTTCAGGAGCCTGTTGAAGAGGAGGATGAAAAGGAGCCCAGTCCCCCTATGATGGTACCAGCTGCTGATATACTGAACCATGTGGCCAACCACAATGCAAATCTGGAATACTCTCCA GAATTTTTAAGAATGGTAGCTACCCAGCCAATCCCCAAAGGTCAAGAAATCTTTAACACCTATGGCCAGATGGCTAACTGGCAATTGGTCCACATGTATGGCTTTGCTGAACCATATCCTGCGAACACAGACGACACAGCTGACATTCAGATGGCAACAGTGCGTGCAGCAGCTCTCCAGG GAGTCACAACTGAGGCCGAGAGATGCCTGATGTGTGAGCGCTGGGATTTCTTGTGCCAGCTGGAGATGGTGGGTGAGGAGGGGGCATTTGTAATTGGCAGAGAATTGGTGCTTACTGAGGAGGAGCTGTCTGCTACACTCAAG GTGCTTTGCATGCCAGCCAAGGAATTCAGGGAACTTAAGGAGCAAGATGGCTGGGAGGAAGATGATGGCAAGGAGGACAGCTTAACACTGACAAATAAGACTATCCCCAAACTTAAAGCTTCATGGAAGACACTCCTCCGAAACAGTGCTCTGCTGACCCTGCAGGCTTATGCCACAGACTTAAAAAGTGAACAAGAACTACTTTCCAACAGGGAGGTCAGGGCCAAACTCACCTGGAGGGAAGAGCAGGCCTTGCAGGTGCGCTACGGACAGAAGATGATCTTGCATCAGTTGTTGGAACTGACCAGCTCCTAA
- the SETD6 gene encoding N-lysine methyltransferase SETD6 isoform X6 → MATAAKRPRVRNGALRRWEGQGGKGPRFLWRSRSVSSPTCEDSGRSGTRPEEPGSSRPGAFSLGGRSLRRRRQPCPGLPKLVSRGRTGAESQAPAGLQVSVSREGTVSGYGMVALEDVQRGELLFAVPRAVLLSQKTTTIRGLLEKEHGALQSQSGWVPLLLALLYEYLAEDSPWRCYFSLWPDLGTLQHPMFWSEEERKQLLQGTGVPEAVEKDLANISHEYGTIVLPFLEAHPDIFPLQARSLQLYRQLVAMVMAYSFQEPVEEEDEKEPSPPMMVPAADILNHVANHNANLEYSPEFLRMVATQPIPKGQEIFNTYGQMANWQLVHMYGFAEPYPANTDDTADIQMATVRAAALQGVTTEAERCLMCALHASQGIQGT, encoded by the exons ATGGCGACGGCGGCGAAGCGGCCGAGGGTGAGGAACGGGGCGCTCCGACgctgggaggggcagggagggaaagggCCCCGCTTCCTCTGGCGCTCGCGGAGCGTCTCCTCCCCCACCTGCGAGGACTCGGGCCGGAGCGGCACGCGCCCGGAGGAACCTGGGAGTTCGAGGCCCGGCGCTTTCTCCTTAGGTGGAAGGAGCCTCCGGAGGCGGAGACAACCCTGTCCCGGCCTTCCTAAGCTGGTGTCGCGCGGTCGGACTGGAGCTGAGTCCCAAG CCCCTGCTGGACTTCAGGTTTCGGTGAGCCGGGAAGGCACCGTGTCCGGCTACGGCATGGTGGCCCTGGAGGACGTGCAGCGCGGGGAGCTGCTCTTCGCGGTGCCGCGGGCTGTGCTCCTGTCCCAAAAAACCACCACCATCCGGGGCCTCCTGGAGAAAG AGCACGGGGCCCTGCAGAGCCAGTCGGGCTGGGTGCCCCTTCTCCTGGCGCTCCTCTACGAGTACCTGGCGGAGGACTCCCCCTGGAGATGCTATTTCTCCCTCTGGCCGGACCTGGGCACCCTGCAGCACCCCATGTTCTG GTCTGAGGAAGAACGAAAACAGCTCCTACAGGGTACTGGTGTGCCTGAAGCTGTGGAAAAGGACCTGGCTAATATCAGCCATGAGTATGGTACCATTGTCCTACCCTTCTTGGAGGCCCATCCTGACATCTTTCCCCTCCAGGCCCGGTCTCTGCAGCTCTACCGCCAACTTGTGGCAATGGTCATGGCCTACAG TTTTCAGGAGCCTGTTGAAGAGGAGGATGAAAAGGAGCCCAGTCCCCCTATGATGGTACCAGCTGCTGATATACTGAACCATGTGGCCAACCACAATGCAAATCTGGAATACTCTCCA GAATTTTTAAGAATGGTAGCTACCCAGCCAATCCCCAAAGGTCAAGAAATCTTTAACACCTATGGCCAGATGGCTAACTGGCAATTGGTCCACATGTATGGCTTTGCTGAACCATATCCTGCGAACACAGACGACACAGCTGACATTCAGATGGCAACAGTGCGTGCAGCAGCTCTCCAGG GAGTCACAACTGAGGCCGAGAGATGCCTGATGT GTGCTTTGCATGCCAGCCAAGGAATTCAGGGAACTTAA
- the SETD6 gene encoding N-lysine methyltransferase SETD6 isoform X5: MATAAKRPRVRNGALRRWEGQGGKGPRFLWRSRSVSSPTCEDSGRSGTRPEEPGSSRPGAFSLGGRSLRRRRQPCPGLPKLVSRGRTGAESQAPAGLQVSVSREGTVSGYGMVALEDVQRGELLFAVPRAVLLSQKTTTIRGLLEKEHGALQSQSGWVPLLLALLYEYLAEDSPWRCYFSLWPDLGTLQHPMFWSEEERKQLLQGTGVPEAVEKDLANISHEYGTIVLPFLEAHPDIFPLQARSLQLYRQLVAMVMAYSFQEPVEEEDEKEPSPPMMVPAADILNHVANHNANLEYSPEFLRMVATQPIPKGQEIFNTYGQMANWQLVHMYGFAEPYPANTDDTADIQMATVRAAALQGVTTEAERCLMCERWDFLCQLEMVGALHASQGIQGT, from the exons ATGGCGACGGCGGCGAAGCGGCCGAGGGTGAGGAACGGGGCGCTCCGACgctgggaggggcagggagggaaagggCCCCGCTTCCTCTGGCGCTCGCGGAGCGTCTCCTCCCCCACCTGCGAGGACTCGGGCCGGAGCGGCACGCGCCCGGAGGAACCTGGGAGTTCGAGGCCCGGCGCTTTCTCCTTAGGTGGAAGGAGCCTCCGGAGGCGGAGACAACCCTGTCCCGGCCTTCCTAAGCTGGTGTCGCGCGGTCGGACTGGAGCTGAGTCCCAAG CCCCTGCTGGACTTCAGGTTTCGGTGAGCCGGGAAGGCACCGTGTCCGGCTACGGCATGGTGGCCCTGGAGGACGTGCAGCGCGGGGAGCTGCTCTTCGCGGTGCCGCGGGCTGTGCTCCTGTCCCAAAAAACCACCACCATCCGGGGCCTCCTGGAGAAAG AGCACGGGGCCCTGCAGAGCCAGTCGGGCTGGGTGCCCCTTCTCCTGGCGCTCCTCTACGAGTACCTGGCGGAGGACTCCCCCTGGAGATGCTATTTCTCCCTCTGGCCGGACCTGGGCACCCTGCAGCACCCCATGTTCTG GTCTGAGGAAGAACGAAAACAGCTCCTACAGGGTACTGGTGTGCCTGAAGCTGTGGAAAAGGACCTGGCTAATATCAGCCATGAGTATGGTACCATTGTCCTACCCTTCTTGGAGGCCCATCCTGACATCTTTCCCCTCCAGGCCCGGTCTCTGCAGCTCTACCGCCAACTTGTGGCAATGGTCATGGCCTACAG TTTTCAGGAGCCTGTTGAAGAGGAGGATGAAAAGGAGCCCAGTCCCCCTATGATGGTACCAGCTGCTGATATACTGAACCATGTGGCCAACCACAATGCAAATCTGGAATACTCTCCA GAATTTTTAAGAATGGTAGCTACCCAGCCAATCCCCAAAGGTCAAGAAATCTTTAACACCTATGGCCAGATGGCTAACTGGCAATTGGTCCACATGTATGGCTTTGCTGAACCATATCCTGCGAACACAGACGACACAGCTGACATTCAGATGGCAACAGTGCGTGCAGCAGCTCTCCAGG GAGTCACAACTGAGGCCGAGAGATGCCTGATGTGTGAGCGCTGGGATTTCTTGTGCCAGCTGGAGATGGTGG GTGCTTTGCATGCCAGCCAAGGAATTCAGGGAACTTAA